A genomic segment from Myxococcales bacterium encodes:
- a CDS encoding NAD-dependent deacylase — translation MAAPLELSPTARLFVLTGAGISAESGIATFRDAGGTWERFRFEDVASPEAWARDRELVWRFYSDRRAQAEACRPNAAHRALAELEARLGERMFLCTQNVDPLHEAAGSRRVHHMHGELYKSRCESETCALPAFDDHALYRTARDHASCRACGAAIRPHIVWFGEMPFGLDRIARELDAADFFVTIGSSGAVYPAAGFVARAKQLGRATKVYVGPERPDNASSFDEIRLGKAGDVVPTLFA, via the coding sequence ATGGCCGCGCCGCTCGAACTGTCCCCCACGGCCCGCCTCTTCGTGCTCACAGGAGCCGGCATCAGCGCCGAGAGCGGCATCGCGACGTTTCGCGACGCCGGTGGAACGTGGGAGCGCTTTCGCTTTGAAGACGTGGCGTCGCCGGAGGCTTGGGCGAGAGATCGGGAGCTCGTCTGGCGCTTCTATTCCGATCGGCGCGCGCAAGCCGAGGCGTGTCGCCCCAACGCAGCGCATCGCGCCCTCGCGGAACTGGAGGCGCGGCTCGGCGAGCGGATGTTCCTGTGCACGCAAAACGTAGACCCGCTTCACGAGGCCGCGGGATCGCGTCGCGTGCATCACATGCACGGTGAGCTCTACAAGTCGCGCTGCGAGAGCGAGACCTGCGCGCTGCCGGCCTTCGACGATCATGCCTTGTACCGAACGGCGCGCGACCACGCGAGCTGCCGCGCCTGCGGGGCGGCGATTCGCCCGCATATCGTCTGGTTTGGCGAGATGCCTTTCGGCCTTGACCGCATTGCGCGCGAGCTCGACGCCGCCGACTTCTTCGTCACCATCGGCAGCTCGGGCGCCGTCTACCCTGCGGCGGGCTTCGTCGCGCGCGCGAAGCAACTCGGTCGTGCGACGAAGGTCTATGTGGGGCCCGAACGCCCCGACAACGCGTCGTCGTTCGATGAGATAAGGCTCGGCAAGGCTGGCGACGTTGTGCCGACGTTGTTTGCGTGA
- a CDS encoding MBL fold metallo-hydrolase, whose translation MALALLLAGCTHAPRHVAAPHAHFDGERFKNLAPGESRNLWDVLEWQLGPGEATPWPEWVEARTFPPPPMAVDDGVRVTFVNHATLLVQFGGTNILTDPVWSERVGPTSWLGPARHQRPGVAFDALPRIHAVVLSHNHYDHFDEPTLRRLVERDMPLLIGGLGTGKLLEALELGQARAQDLDWWQSRNVRGVEITFAPAQHTSMRTLSDRDHTLWGSFFMKSTSRSGHSQSVYFAGDTAMGPHFRMVRERLGAPTVALLPIGAYRPRWFMRVVHIDPFEAVVAHRELGAQKSVGMHWGTFDQADEGMDEPPLDLARACAAARLEPRAFVALEHGDHVYLPSSR comes from the coding sequence TTGGCGCTCGCGCTCCTCTTGGCGGGCTGCACCCACGCGCCGCGGCATGTCGCAGCGCCGCACGCGCATTTCGACGGGGAGCGTTTCAAGAACCTCGCGCCCGGCGAATCGCGGAACCTCTGGGATGTCTTGGAATGGCAGCTGGGCCCCGGCGAAGCCACGCCGTGGCCCGAATGGGTCGAAGCGCGCACGTTCCCGCCGCCACCCATGGCCGTGGATGATGGCGTGCGCGTCACGTTCGTGAACCACGCCACGTTGCTCGTCCAGTTCGGCGGCACCAACATCCTCACCGACCCTGTTTGGTCGGAGCGCGTCGGACCGACCTCCTGGCTCGGGCCCGCTCGCCACCAGCGGCCCGGTGTCGCCTTCGACGCACTGCCCAGGATTCACGCCGTCGTTCTCAGCCACAACCACTACGATCACTTCGACGAACCGACGCTCCGCCGCCTCGTCGAGCGCGACATGCCGCTTCTCATAGGGGGGCTCGGTACTGGCAAGCTACTCGAGGCGTTGGAGCTCGGACAGGCTCGCGCGCAGGACCTCGATTGGTGGCAGTCGCGCAACGTCCGAGGCGTCGAGATCACCTTTGCGCCGGCTCAGCACACTTCGATGCGGACGTTGTCCGATCGCGACCACACGCTGTGGGGCAGCTTCTTCATGAAGTCGACGAGCCGCTCGGGCCATTCCCAAAGCGTCTACTTCGCCGGTGACACGGCCATGGGCCCGCACTTTCGCATGGTGCGGGAACGCTTGGGCGCGCCGACGGTGGCGCTCTTGCCCATCGGAGCGTATCGACCACGTTGGTTCATGAGGGTCGTTCACATCGATCCCTTCGAGGCGGTCGTGGCCCACCGCGAGCTTGGCGCCCAAAAGAGCGTGGGCATGCATTGGGGCACCTTCGATCAAGCCGACGAAGGAATGGATGAGCCGCCTCTTGATCTCGCGCGCGCGTGCGCGGCGGCGCGGCTCGAGCCGCGCGCCTTTGTCGCGCTCGAGCACGGCGATCACGTCTACCTTCCGAGCTCGCGCTAA
- the hflX gene encoding GTPase HflX encodes MSEAKTHGANRGADPRPRAVLVAVRLPTVTEAELDASLRELERLVTTLGFEVVGEVTQTRAHLAPAAVIGEGKLEELAALTGGTGHAGATVPRKKDKARLRREEEQSEDLDDDAPFDEDDATSASALRSDGEPKIDLVAVDHDLTPSQARNLERATGTAVLDRTGVIIDIFHRHAKSREARLQVEIARLSYTAPRLRESPGGKERQRGRGAGEAALELDRRKVRDRIAELREELLLIQKEQGVRRAHRREARRVALVGYTNAGKSSLMRALTSSEVYVEDKLFATLDTTVRALHPEVKPRILVSDTVGFIKKLPHDLVASFKSTLDEALEASLLLHIVDASDPNWESQYDVTREVLTEIGAVAASPLPGAASAHEVPSRLVMNKVDRLSADERSALERRFPDAWFISAHDAKDVASVHARIEAFFESRYETAELTVPYHKQRLVSELHESARVDDERYEQEGVVVRFRADRHTVERFRSLLAEG; translated from the coding sequence ATGTCCGAGGCTAAGACTCACGGCGCGAACCGAGGCGCGGACCCGCGCCCGCGCGCGGTGCTCGTGGCGGTGCGGCTGCCCACCGTCACCGAGGCCGAGCTCGACGCCAGCCTGAGGGAGCTCGAGCGTCTCGTGACGACGCTCGGCTTCGAGGTGGTCGGCGAGGTCACCCAGACGCGCGCGCACCTCGCGCCTGCCGCCGTCATCGGCGAGGGCAAGCTCGAGGAGCTCGCGGCGCTGACCGGTGGCACGGGTCACGCCGGCGCAACGGTGCCGCGCAAGAAGGACAAGGCACGGCTTCGGCGCGAGGAAGAGCAGTCGGAAGACCTCGACGACGACGCTCCGTTCGATGAAGACGACGCGACGAGCGCCTCCGCCCTCAGGAGCGACGGCGAGCCCAAGATCGATCTCGTGGCCGTTGACCACGATCTCACCCCGAGCCAAGCGCGGAACCTCGAGCGCGCGACAGGGACCGCGGTGCTCGATCGAACGGGCGTCATCATCGACATCTTTCACCGGCACGCCAAGAGCCGCGAGGCGCGGCTCCAGGTGGAGATCGCGCGACTCTCGTACACGGCGCCTCGCCTTCGTGAGTCGCCTGGTGGCAAAGAGCGTCAGCGCGGGCGCGGCGCCGGCGAAGCGGCGCTTGAGCTTGATCGTCGCAAGGTGCGTGATCGCATCGCCGAGCTCCGTGAGGAGCTTTTGCTGATCCAAAAGGAACAAGGCGTCCGCCGCGCGCACCGCCGCGAGGCGCGGCGCGTAGCGCTCGTCGGGTACACCAACGCTGGCAAGTCGTCGCTGATGCGCGCGCTCACGAGTAGCGAGGTGTACGTCGAAGACAAGCTCTTCGCGACCCTCGACACCACGGTTCGTGCGCTTCACCCGGAGGTCAAGCCCCGCATCTTGGTGAGCGACACCGTCGGCTTCATCAAGAAGCTGCCGCACGATCTCGTCGCCAGCTTCAAGTCAACGCTCGACGAAGCGCTAGAGGCGTCGCTCCTCTTGCACATCGTCGACGCGTCGGACCCCAACTGGGAGAGCCAATACGACGTCACCCGCGAGGTGCTCACCGAGATCGGCGCCGTCGCAGCGTCGCCGTTGCCGGGGGCCGCTAGCGCGCACGAGGTTCCGTCGCGGCTCGTGATGAACAAGGTCGATCGCCTCTCGGCCGACGAGAGGTCGGCCCTCGAGCGGCGCTTCCCCGACGCGTGGTTCATCAGCGCGCACGACGCCAAAGACGTAGCGTCGGTCCACGCGCGCATCGAAGCGTTCTTCGAGTCGCGCTACGAGACCGCTGAGTTGACGGTGCCGTACCACAAGCAGCGCCTCGTCTCCGAGCTTCACGAGAGCGCCCGCGTCGACGACGAGCGCTACGAACAGGAAGGCGTCGTCGTGCGCTTTCGCGCCGACCGACACACCGTCGAGCGCTTTCGGAGCCTGCTCGCCGAAGGGTGA